The stretch of DNA CCCGGTGCAGCGGGGTCGTTCCCGGCTCGTACAGCCCGAGCGGGTTCATCCGGCCAGCTCCCGATACCGCGCCAACGCCGCGTCCGGCGAGTCGTCGGCGGCCACCTGTCCCCGGTCGAGCACCACCACCCGCTCGAAGTCCTCCAGCAGGTGCAGGTCGTGCGTGACCAGCAGCACCTGCTGCGGCAATTCCCGCAGCAACTCCATGAAGTGCCGCTTGTTGCGCAGGTCGAGCAGCGTCGTCGGCTCGTCGCAGACCAGCACGTCCGGTTCCAGCACCAGCATCGAGCACAGCGCCAGCAGCTGCTTCTGCCCGCCGGAGAGCTGGTGCGCCGGGTGCTGCTCGTACCCGCCGAGGCCGTGCTGCGCGAGTACTTCGGCCGCGCGCCGCTCCCGCTCCGCTTTCGGAATTCCGCGGCGCCGCAACGAGAACGCGACGTCCTCACCGGCGGTCGGCATCACGATCTGGCTGTCCGGGTCGGTGAACACGAATCCGACGCGCTTGCGCACCGCGCGCCCGTTCTTCGCCGGGTCCTGCCCGTCCACCAGCACGCGGCCCCGCGTGGGCGTGACCAGCCCGTTGACCATCCGCGCCAGGGTGGACTTGCCGGAGCCGTTCGCACCGACGAACGCCACCCGCGGCTCGCGCAGCCGCAGGTCGACGCCGGTGAGCACGGAGTGCTCGCCGTAGGAGTGCGCGACGTCCTCGAACTCGATCAATCCACTCGCTCCCACGCGGTCGCCACGCCCAGCCCGCCGCCGGAGGACAGGGCCGCCACTCCGGTGCGCGGCCCGTTCTCGCGCACCATGCGGCTGAACAATCGCACCACCAGGACCGCGCCGGACGCTCCCCAGGGGTGCCCGAGCGCGACGGCGCCGCCGTCCGGGCTGATCGTGCGCTCGTCCAGCCCGGCCGCGTCCGCGCACGCCAGCACCTGCCCGGCGAAGGCTTCGGTGAACTCCACCAGCTCCGGCCGGTCCTGCAGCACGGCCTGCAAGGCGGGTACCGCGCCGAGCCCGAGCCGGTTCGGGTCCACGCCCGCGGTCCGTTCGGCGGCCAGCCGCAGGCCGGGCACGCCGAGTCCGCGGCGCTCGTCCTCGGTGGTGAGCAGCACTGCGGCCGCCCCGTCGCTGACGCCGCACGAGTTCGCGGCGGTGGCCGTGCCGTCCGGGGTGAACGCGGGGCGGAACCGGCTCAGCCGCTGCGCGGTGAAGTTGCGCCGCGGGCGTTCGTCGCGCGCGGCGCCGACCTCGACGAGTTCGGCGTCGAAACGGCCGGAATCCTGCGCCGCGATCGCGCGGGCGTGGCTGCGCGCCGCGAAATCGTCCTGGCGCCGGCGGGAAACGCCCGCCTCGGCGGCGACCAGGTCGGCGGCCGGGCCCATGTCCGGGTCGCCGATGTCGGCCGGGGCGAACGGGGCGCGCGAGTAGAACCGCGGTGGCTCACCGGCGGTGCGCGGTCGCCACGCCCGCCACGGCGCGGTCGACGGGCTCTCCACGCCACCGGCCAGGAACCGATCGCCGACCCCGGCGCGCAGCAGCGCCGCAGCGGTGAGGATCGCGCTGAGCCCGCTGGCGCACTGCCGATCCACCGTCATGCCGGGCACCTCGAACCCGAACCCGGCGCGCAGCGCGGCGACCCGCGCCGGATTCCCGCCCGGCCCGAGCGCGTTGCCGAGCAGCACGTCGTCCACGGTGTCCAGCCCGGAATCGGTGAGCGCGGCGCGCAGCACCGGAGCGGCGAGCTGATCGGTCGCCACATTGCGCAGCACGCCACCGACTTCTCCGATCGGGCTGCGGCGCGCGGCGATGATCACGGGTGTCCGGTCGGTCACGGTCGTTCCTGCGAAGGGGTGCTCGGGCGCAAGACCTCGGCTTGCGGCGCGCCGTTGCGCAGCCACTCGTCCAGCACGCCGCGCGCGGGTTTCCCGGAGCCGGTGCGCGGCAGCTCGGGCACGGTCAGCCAGCGCCGCGGGCGCTTGACGGGCTCCAGCTCGCGAACCCGGGCGCGCAGCTCCTCCCGCGTCGCGGGCGCGGCCGGATCGACCTCGACGACCGCCGTGACGA from Saccharopolyspora sp. SCSIO 74807 encodes:
- a CDS encoding ABC transporter ATP-binding protein, whose amino-acid sequence is MIEFEDVAHSYGEHSVLTGVDLRLREPRVAFVGANGSGKSTLARMVNGLVTPTRGRVLVDGQDPAKNGRAVRKRVGFVFTDPDSQIVMPTAGEDVAFSLRRRGIPKAERERRAAEVLAQHGLGGYEQHPAHQLSGGQKQLLALCSMLVLEPDVLVCDEPTTLLDLRNKRHFMELLRELPQQVLLVTHDLHLLEDFERVVVLDRGQVAADDSPDAALARYRELAG
- a CDS encoding thiolase family protein; translated protein: MTDRTPVIIAARRSPIGEVGGVLRNVATDQLAAPVLRAALTDSGLDTVDDVLLGNALGPGGNPARVAALRAGFGFEVPGMTVDRQCASGLSAILTAAALLRAGVGDRFLAGGVESPSTAPWRAWRPRTAGEPPRFYSRAPFAPADIGDPDMGPAADLVAAEAGVSRRRQDDFAARSHARAIAAQDSGRFDAELVEVGAARDERPRRNFTAQRLSRFRPAFTPDGTATAANSCGVSDGAAAVLLTTEDERRGLGVPGLRLAAERTAGVDPNRLGLGAVPALQAVLQDRPELVEFTEAFAGQVLACADAAGLDERTISPDGGAVALGHPWGASGAVLVVRLFSRMVRENGPRTGVAALSSGGGLGVATAWERVD